GActacgctgggcaaattgtgcgacgccctatgggacttccaatcatagctggatgtgatacagtctgAATTTGacccagggactgtagtgatgcctcatgcactgaaatgcagtgccttagaccgctgcgccactcaggagcccagaaTGTTTTTGGTCTTTGGTAGTCTTGCTTGCCAGACAGTCATATATGGGGATAGGTTTGAGAGGTTTTTCCCCTGGGCTAGAGGATAATGTTCCACCAAGCTGAATCCTCAATGTGCAGAGAAAAAACCACACGTTCTCCCTTTCTTTTACAAACATCTAAACACAATTTAGCGTAGCTTTGTGCTATGTTTGGTGATTTTAGTGGTTGAAGAGGAACTGACAAATGGGGGTATGTCCACAGTCCTGTGCCATAAAGGTCCAGACATTGCCTTTAGAcatacaggtctaggatcagttaaCCCTCCACTGGCTCCACAAATCCTACTCATAACCATCAGGGGAAACACATCTGACCATAGATTAATCTATAGATTGAAAAATTCTGATGAGTGCAAGGACAGTTTCTTGGATTATTCTGGAGACGTTCTAAAACAAATGAACAAACTGTTTTATAGAGACTTTGAACAGCAGACCATGAGTTTACTCTACTGTtggatcaaatcaaactttatttacatAGAACGTTTAGCAAAAGTAAATTCATCACATCTATTTATCTGAAACCCACAGAATGAATGATCCAGAGTTGCTTTTCTAAAGAGTGTTGTCCATCTGACAAGATACCTTCGTCCTAATTAATTAGTTTCTTTGTAAACTTTCTTTCCTGTGTAAGTCAGTATGTGCAAGTCCGTATATGTTCAGTTAGGTTCCCCTTCCgattgaagcttttcccacagccaccacagctaaatggtttctctcctgtgtgagtcagtaTGTGCCTCATTAGGTCCCCCTTCTGAatgaagcttttcccacagtcaccacagccaaatggtttctctcctgtgtgaatcctCATGTGCCTGGAAAGATGTCCTTTGAGTTTGAAGGTCTTTCCACAAAAGGGGCAGGTGCAGGGTCTCTCCACGTGACAGAGTCTGACATGGGCCTTCAATTTACAGGTGGAGTTGTAGAGTTTTTGGCAGAGGTGGCATTCGCTGGGTATCTTCTTGGCGAGAGTCACATGCTCCTGCAGGCCAGCTTTCAGAGCAAACGTTTCACCACAGTCACAGCAGCGGAGAGCTTTTCTAGACACGGTGCTGGGTTTGCAACAGTGTTCCCCCATTGATAGGCTGCTGTCACCATTTAATCCCAACCTAAGTCCTACTGGGTCACTGCTTACAGCTGAGCTGTGGCTGTAGGAATCGTTTTGATTATCTGGGGGGTCACAGGGAATGTCGAGACCCTTTAGGTGGGTAAAAGTGACAAAATGTGGGAGATTCACTGGTTTAGAggcactctctctgttctccaccGTCTGGGTTTGGGGAAGAGTAAAGGACTGAAGTGGGTTTTCCTGATCACATTTACTTTTCACACAAAGAGGAGGGAATTTGAACACACTATTAGCCTCCTGCCCttgaagctgctcttcctcctgacaGGTCCAgagttcctcctgttcctctttaatctgtTTGGGTTCTCGGTCCTCCTGCTGCAGACTGGTTCTCCTCTCCTgctcacagtgctgctgctcagGGGGAACCTCCTCTTCAGTGACAACAAGAGATAACTGAAGGGACTCTGGAGGGAAGAGGAGTAGAGATGATCTGTACCACATAAATAAAATGACACTTCATctctatgtatatacagtaccagtcaaaagtttagacacacctactcattccagggtttttatttttactattttctacattgtagaataatagtgaagacatcaaaactataaaataacacttaTTGAATCATGTTAccaaaaaaaagtattaaacaaatccaaatatataagccttgacagctttgcactcttggcattctctcaaccagcttcatgaggtagtcacttggaattcatttaaattaacagatgtgccttgttaaaagttaattgtggaatttctttccttcttaatgtgtttgtgacaaggtaggggtggtatccagaatataaccctatttggtaaaagaccaagtccatattatggcaagaacagctcaaataagctaagagaaatgacagtccatcattactttatgacatgaaggtcagtcaatatggaacatttcaagaactttgaaagtttcttcaagtgccatgatgaaactggcactcatgaggaccgccacaggaaaagaagacccagagttacctctgctgcagaggatcagttcattagagttaccagcctcagaaattacagcccaaataaatgcttcagagttcaagtaacagacatatcttaACGtcaactgtgtgactgtgtgaatcaggccttcatggtcaaattatttcaaagaaaccactactaatggatatcagtaagaagaagagacttgtttgggccaagaaacatgagcaatggacattagaccggtggaaatctgtcctttggtcttatgagtccaaatttgagacttttggttccaactgccatgtctttgtgagacgcatagtaggtgaacggatgatctctgcatgtgtgggatttatttagaattcagggcacacttaaccagcatggctaccacagcattctacggcgatacgccattccatctggtttgcgcttagtgggactatcatttgtttttcagcaggacaataacccaacacccctccaggctgtgtaagggcaatttgaccaaggagtgctgcatcagattacctgccctccacaatcacctgacctcaacccaattgagatggtttgggatgagttggaccgcagattaaaggaaaagcagccaacaagtgctcagcatatgggaactccttcatgactgttggaaaagcattacaggtgaagctggttgagagaatgcctagagtgtacaaagctgtcatcaaagcaaagggtggcaactttgaagaatctcaaatataaaataaatgttgatttgtttaacacttttttggttactacatgattccgtgtgttatttcatcattttgatgtcttcactattattctacaatgtagaatatcgtaaaataaagaaaacccttgaatgagtaggtgtgttcaaacttctgactggtactgtgtatacatAGATATACACTGAGAATTTAAACATGCCTGAGTGCGCATACCTATATTCTATTTCAATAGGATTTTAGTGAAACTTCTTCATTATGCACGGTAAAttgtaatatgtatatatatatatatattgaatggTGATCACGGTTAGCCTAAACAACTTATCTATTCATCAAGAATAAGTACAGCTAGATATTTGTAGATCTACATGCGAACCTTTTCTAAATAGGTTTATGTCCGGTGTTATCTGCAGCAGTCTCCGTAGATTATCATTCTCCTCCTGGTACTCAACTACCGTTTTCTCAACTGCCCCGAAAATCTCCACAGCAGCCGCTGTTA
This genomic window from Oncorhynchus kisutch isolate 150728-3 linkage group LG20, Okis_V2, whole genome shotgun sequence contains:
- the LOC109865272 gene encoding zinc finger protein 37 homolog codes for the protein MSTLQMLQVFLNERLTAAAVEIFGAVEKTVVEYQEENDNLRRLLQITPDINLFRKESLQLSLVVTEEEVPPEQQHCEQERRTSLQQEDREPKQIKEEQEELWTCQEEEQLQGQEANSVFKFPPLCVKSKCDQENPLQSFTLPQTQTVENRESASKPVNLPHFVTFTHLKGLDIPCDPPDNQNDSYSHSSAVSSDPVGLRLGLNGDSSLSMGEHCCKPSTVSRKALRCCDCGETFALKAGLQEHVTLAKKIPSECHLCQKLYNSTCKLKAHVRLCHVERPCTCPFCGKTFKLKGHLSRHMRIHTGEKPFGCGDCGKSFIQKGDLMRHILTHTGEKPFSCGGCGKSFNRKGNLTEHIRTCTY